One window of Solidesulfovibrio fructosivorans JJ] genomic DNA carries:
- a CDS encoding HAMP domain-containing protein has product MRFPLYPLKIAAAVSVAAVAALLLGLFAVSRLDALSGRFKALETTRLPRADLAVAVERQLLLASQSIRDYALSSDRESLERAKRNLAKAADVLHAAQEAASRPELKDLAAEAGKIGFFLDAYKKAAESSVVANERLSASRARLAEAEAAYDAAVDDYIGQKTAQWDKALAARYPAPDVLRQLASRLKLAQAARRAGRDVAVAAGEARGERDPARLTEAGARFDAAEAALRDARAGSDDEAKRLAPVFAALADYRQAVTAVLADWKALRETGRKILEAEHAALAGAARLGGASLAEVAGEAGGLAGSLNGLRLVLGFAGWGILIFGLAFAVAMGALLGMPVRRCAAFARDLAEGRLTATLSVKSHDEVGGLAASLTEMAHRLGRRLAR; this is encoded by the coding sequence ATGAGGTTTCCGCTCTATCCGCTCAAGATCGCCGCCGCCGTCAGCGTGGCGGCCGTCGCCGCCTTGTTGCTCGGGCTTTTCGCCGTCTCCCGCCTCGACGCCCTGTCCGGCCGGTTCAAGGCTCTGGAAACGACGCGCCTGCCTCGGGCCGATCTGGCTGTGGCCGTGGAACGCCAGCTGCTTTTGGCCTCCCAGTCCATCCGGGACTATGCCTTAAGTTCCGATCGCGAATCCCTGGAACGGGCCAAGCGGAATCTGGCCAAGGCGGCCGACGTGCTGCACGCCGCCCAGGAGGCCGCCTCCCGTCCGGAGCTCAAGGATCTGGCCGCCGAGGCCGGCAAGATCGGCTTTTTTCTGGACGCCTACAAAAAGGCCGCCGAGTCGTCGGTCGTCGCCAACGAGCGGCTAAGCGCCAGCCGCGCCCGGCTGGCCGAGGCCGAAGCCGCCTATGACGCGGCCGTGGACGACTACATCGGACAGAAGACCGCCCAGTGGGACAAGGCGCTGGCCGCCCGCTATCCCGCGCCCGACGTGTTGCGTCAGCTGGCCTCCCGCCTGAAGCTGGCCCAGGCGGCCCGGCGCGCCGGCCGGGATGTGGCCGTCGCGGCCGGTGAGGCCCGGGGCGAGCGCGATCCGGCCCGGTTGACCGAGGCCGGGGCCCGCTTCGACGCGGCCGAGGCCGCCCTTCGCGACGCCAGGGCCGGTTCCGACGACGAGGCTAAGCGGCTTGCCCCGGTGTTCGCCGCCTTGGCCGACTATCGCCAGGCCGTGACGGCGGTCCTTGCCGACTGGAAGGCCCTGCGGGAGACGGGGCGCAAGATTCTCGAAGCCGAGCATGCCGCCCTGGCCGGGGCCGCCCGGTTGGGCGGGGCGTCTCTGGCCGAGGTGGCTGGGGAGGCCGGCGGACTGGCCGGATCGCTCAACGGCTTGCGGCTTGTGCTCGGCTTTGCCGGCTGGGGCATTTTGATTTTCGGTCTGGCCTTTGCCGTGGCCATGGGCGCTTTGCTCGGCATGCCGGTGCGCCGGTGCGCCGCCTTTGCCCGGGATCTGGCCGAGGGGCGGCTGACCGCGACGCTTTCCGTCAAAAGCCATGACGAGGTCGGGGGACTGGCCGCGAGCCTGACCGAGATGGCCCACCGTCTGGGCCGGCGTCTGGCTCGCTGA
- a CDS encoding cytochrome c3 family protein → MRKALFTILACMALVGFVGLPMLQAVEAPADMKIKAPEGYSKVTKTEVAFSHKGHAKIDCKMCHHKGEATQKCSAAGCHDSKDSKDKASEHSFYKAFHDMKSPHSCIGCHKKEAKGPTKCPECHPKA, encoded by the coding sequence ATGAGAAAGGCGTTGTTTACGATTCTCGCTTGCATGGCATTGGTCGGCTTCGTGGGCCTGCCCATGCTGCAAGCCGTGGAAGCTCCGGCGGACATGAAGATCAAGGCACCGGAAGGTTACAGCAAGGTCACCAAGACCGAAGTGGCGTTTTCCCACAAGGGCCATGCCAAGATCGACTGCAAGATGTGCCACCACAAGGGTGAAGCCACCCAGAAATGCTCCGCTGCCGGCTGCCACGACAGCAAGGACAGCAAGGACAAAGCCAGCGAGCATTCCTTCTACAAGGCTTTTCACGACATGAAGAGCCCGCACAGCTGCATCGGCTGCCACAAGAAGGAAGCCAAGGGCCCGACCAAGTGCCCCGAGTGCCATCCGAAGGCTTAA
- a CDS encoding coiled-coil domain-containing protein encodes MPTDKPLSETDDDIIDLTDLVEEGSGGGDAGDDAPVDMSFEQELEDLFGDAEPTPAQSAAPADTADDAGGDDAIDLTGLEVEEAPEKPAEDEDAIDLAGLGVDEDEAPAAAEAPAPGAEEEAMADLFGDDAAKAEGDDLLAQFDAAKEPAAEAPATDEALAEGEADEALDISDMALSALESETPAGKEPGEAPQLEPSMDDLLGDLPPAPEGAPAEAGGPDLAELATIEETSAAPAAATAAAAGAIDLAALDKLIDTAKGPVPKAPEEEAADAGRLNALAERIDALETSTATLCDKVESLPTAADGDALADALSARLEDALAERLEAIMAGQPTPDHEALKTEILHAAEEHGAAARDAMLAEVRQSLTRLESLTQEQQGRFTDFAATMETRLAEITRDLPQPDEFATKDSLSASLEALGETLSRDIAGKLDERLTELRRELRETLSTELASTLDERFAEALESAKQAARQEVEALGEMLTGRIEALESERQDSEARLAAMTEDVTGQVRDALAPSLTALEAKADRADIDAALAPALEALATKLDKADLDAALERLEAKADRADIDAALAPALEALATKLDKADLDAALERLEAKPDQAGLDAAIDAAIAPALEGLAAKLDKTELDATLEPLRGRLEAALGKEELDTAIHALREEMAADIKKLVPKAAADVIREEITALAKELL; translated from the coding sequence ATGCCGACCGACAAACCTCTTTCCGAAACCGACGACGACATCATCGATCTGACCGATCTCGTCGAAGAGGGGAGCGGCGGCGGCGATGCCGGCGACGACGCCCCCGTGGACATGAGCTTCGAGCAGGAGCTCGAGGACCTGTTCGGCGACGCCGAGCCCACCCCGGCCCAATCCGCCGCGCCGGCCGATACGGCCGACGACGCGGGCGGGGACGACGCCATCGACCTCACCGGCCTCGAAGTCGAGGAAGCGCCCGAGAAGCCCGCCGAGGACGAGGACGCCATCGATCTGGCCGGCCTGGGCGTCGACGAGGACGAGGCGCCCGCCGCCGCGGAAGCTCCGGCCCCGGGCGCCGAAGAGGAGGCCATGGCCGACCTCTTCGGCGACGACGCCGCAAAGGCCGAAGGCGACGACCTCCTGGCCCAGTTCGATGCCGCCAAGGAGCCCGCCGCCGAAGCGCCCGCCACGGACGAAGCCTTGGCGGAAGGCGAAGCGGACGAGGCCCTGGATATTTCCGACATGGCGCTGTCAGCCCTCGAGTCCGAAACACCGGCGGGCAAGGAGCCCGGCGAGGCCCCGCAGCTTGAACCGAGCATGGACGACCTGCTCGGCGATCTGCCTCCGGCCCCGGAGGGTGCCCCGGCCGAGGCCGGCGGCCCCGATCTGGCGGAACTCGCCACCATCGAGGAGACTTCGGCCGCCCCGGCGGCCGCCACGGCGGCCGCCGCCGGAGCCATCGATCTGGCCGCCCTGGACAAGCTCATCGATACGGCCAAGGGGCCGGTCCCGAAAGCGCCTGAAGAGGAAGCCGCCGACGCCGGCCGCCTCAACGCCCTGGCCGAACGCATCGACGCCCTGGAAACTTCCACCGCCACGTTGTGCGACAAGGTCGAATCCCTGCCCACGGCCGCCGACGGCGACGCTTTGGCCGACGCCCTGTCGGCGCGGCTGGAAGACGCCCTGGCCGAACGCCTGGAAGCGATCATGGCCGGCCAGCCCACGCCGGACCACGAAGCGCTCAAGACGGAAATTCTCCACGCAGCGGAAGAGCATGGGGCCGCCGCCCGGGACGCGATGCTGGCCGAGGTGCGCCAGTCCCTGACCCGGCTGGAATCCCTCACCCAGGAGCAGCAGGGACGGTTCACGGATTTCGCCGCGACCATGGAGACCCGGCTGGCCGAGATCACCCGCGATTTGCCGCAGCCCGATGAATTCGCCACCAAGGACAGCCTCTCCGCCAGCCTGGAAGCGCTCGGCGAAACGCTTTCCCGCGACATCGCCGGCAAGCTCGACGAGCGCCTGACCGAACTGCGCCGGGAACTGCGCGAGACGCTCAGCACCGAGTTGGCGTCGACCCTGGACGAGCGCTTCGCCGAAGCCCTGGAATCGGCCAAGCAGGCCGCCCGGCAGGAAGTCGAGGCCCTCGGCGAGATGCTGACCGGCCGCATCGAAGCCCTGGAATCCGAACGCCAGGACTCCGAAGCGCGCCTCGCGGCCATGACCGAGGACGTGACCGGCCAGGTGCGCGATGCCCTCGCCCCTTCCCTCACGGCCCTCGAGGCCAAGGCGGACCGCGCGGATATCGACGCGGCCCTGGCCCCCGCCCTTGAAGCCCTTGCGACCAAATTGGACAAGGCGGACCTCGACGCCGCTCTGGAGCGACTCGAAGCCAAGGCGGACCGCGCGGATATCGACGCGGCCCTGGCCCCCGCCCTCGAAGCCCTTGCGACCAAATTGGACAAGGCGGACCTCGACGCCGCTCTGGAGCGACTCGAAGCCAAGCCGGATCAGGCCGGCCTTGACGCCGCCATCGACGCGGCCATCGCTCCCGCCCTGGAGGGCCTTGCGGCCAAACTGGACAAGACGGAACTCGACGCGACCCTGGAGCCCCTGCGCGGGCGACTGGAAGCCGCGCTCGGCAAAGAGGAGCTCGACACGGCCATACACGCCCTGCGCGAGGAAATGGCGGCCGACATCAAAAAGCTCGTGCCCAAGGCCGCCGCCGACGTGATCCGCGAAGAGATCACCGCCCTGGCCAAAGAATTGCTGTAG
- a CDS encoding DUF3536 domain-containing protein, protein MDRALCIHGHFYQPPREDPWLGLILPEGSAAPSRHWNERICRESYAPMARARRLDGSGRIVELLNCYEWMSFNAGPTLLAWMARSAPDTYARMLEADRESVKRLGHGNALAQIYHHVIMPLASDLDKELEVAWAVEDFRSRFGRDPEGMWLSETAVDTPTLEALAAAGIRFTILAPSQATAVSDDGENWRGVDAGSLDIRRPYKVLLPSGKPMAVFFYHGPLSQAVAFERLLADGEQFFRRLSGAAGEGLLSLATDGETYGHHFTFGEMALAYVLDQARSGRDGLTLTNYAAYLEADAPRRFVRIREASAWSCAHGVERWRSDCGCTNGGHPGYNQKWRAPLREALNRLKSRLDAHFFAAGKALFTDPRQALTAYGKVLAASMAPAAFEAAHFAPKLPEAARGTAWKLLSMQAWGLASFASCAWFFDEISRLEPVNGLTFALRAMELARATGMADPEPEITDILAKARSNDPEMGSGRDIWENMVRPRRETPKTLVTQALLTLGLEERLPTGGENAEARWPGVSVTVRLDDPEGGARPGTASIRYHLETATEDFAVSFRQAATADPFDGCVTMVAAGGGAEEGVCFRDVGLPVNKRQALADAFARHAEDAFFAAMLAQAATARKLVTELQEAQNTLNLAPLWLHLWPGLLWHEVFDLPLPAKREALLRLFLIEAGRNSPVKAALEARLAAETARRAAEPDPDCRKLARLVARTADLDLHPDWWAAQNALWERRPFAGSTAILAGALGFVV, encoded by the coding sequence ATGGACCGCGCCCTTTGTATCCACGGCCATTTTTACCAGCCCCCCCGCGAGGATCCCTGGCTCGGGCTCATTTTGCCCGAAGGCAGCGCCGCCCCGAGCCGCCACTGGAACGAGCGCATCTGCCGCGAATCCTACGCGCCCATGGCCAGGGCCCGTCGGCTGGACGGTTCGGGACGCATCGTCGAACTGCTCAACTGCTACGAGTGGATGAGCTTCAACGCCGGGCCGACGTTGCTCGCCTGGATGGCCCGCTCGGCCCCGGACACCTACGCCCGCATGCTCGAGGCCGACCGCGAAAGCGTCAAACGCCTGGGCCACGGCAACGCCCTGGCCCAGATCTACCACCACGTCATCATGCCCCTGGCCTCGGACCTGGACAAGGAGCTCGAAGTGGCCTGGGCGGTGGAGGATTTCAGGTCCCGCTTCGGCCGTGACCCGGAAGGCATGTGGCTGTCCGAAACCGCCGTGGACACGCCGACCCTCGAAGCCCTGGCCGCCGCCGGCATCCGCTTCACCATCCTGGCCCCGTCCCAGGCCACGGCCGTCAGCGACGACGGCGAAAACTGGCGCGGCGTGGACGCCGGCTCCCTGGACATCCGCCGGCCCTACAAGGTCCTTTTGCCGTCGGGAAAACCCATGGCGGTCTTTTTCTACCACGGCCCCCTGTCCCAGGCCGTGGCCTTCGAGCGGCTTCTGGCCGACGGCGAGCAGTTTTTCCGCCGCCTTTCCGGCGCGGCCGGGGAGGGGCTCTTGTCGCTGGCCACCGACGGCGAGACCTACGGCCACCACTTCACCTTCGGCGAAATGGCCCTGGCCTACGTGCTCGATCAGGCGCGCTCCGGCCGCGACGGGCTGACGCTCACCAACTACGCCGCCTACCTGGAGGCCGATGCGCCCAGGCGGTTCGTGCGCATTCGCGAGGCCTCGGCCTGGAGCTGCGCCCACGGCGTCGAGCGCTGGCGCTCGGACTGCGGTTGCACCAACGGCGGCCATCCGGGCTACAACCAGAAATGGCGCGCGCCGCTGCGCGAGGCCTTAAACCGCCTCAAATCCCGGCTGGACGCCCACTTTTTCGCCGCCGGCAAGGCTCTTTTCACCGATCCCCGCCAGGCGCTTACGGCCTACGGGAAGGTCCTGGCCGCAAGCATGGCCCCGGCCGCCTTCGAGGCCGCGCACTTCGCGCCGAAACTGCCGGAAGCGGCCCGGGGCACGGCCTGGAAACTGCTGTCCATGCAGGCCTGGGGACTGGCTTCCTTTGCCAGTTGCGCCTGGTTTTTCGACGAGATTTCACGGCTCGAGCCGGTCAATGGCCTGACCTTCGCCCTGCGGGCCATGGAGCTGGCCCGGGCCACGGGCATGGCCGACCCCGAGCCAGAAATCACGGACATCCTGGCCAAGGCGCGCTCCAACGACCCGGAAATGGGCTCGGGCCGCGACATCTGGGAAAACATGGTCCGGCCCCGGCGCGAAACGCCCAAAACCCTCGTCACCCAGGCCCTGCTCACCCTCGGCCTGGAGGAACGCCTGCCGACGGGCGGCGAAAACGCCGAGGCCCGTTGGCCGGGCGTGTCGGTGACCGTGCGCCTGGATGATCCCGAAGGCGGCGCGCGCCCCGGCACGGCTTCCATCCGCTACCACCTGGAAACCGCCACCGAGGATTTCGCCGTAAGCTTCCGCCAGGCCGCGACCGCCGATCCCTTCGACGGCTGCGTGACCATGGTCGCGGCCGGCGGCGGAGCCGAGGAGGGGGTGTGCTTCCGCGACGTGGGCCTTCCCGTCAACAAGCGGCAAGCCCTGGCCGATGCCTTCGCCCGCCACGCCGAGGACGCCTTCTTTGCCGCCATGCTGGCCCAGGCCGCCACGGCAAGGAAACTCGTCACCGAGCTGCAGGAAGCCCAGAATACGCTCAATCTCGCGCCCCTGTGGCTGCACCTGTGGCCGGGGCTCTTGTGGCACGAGGTGTTCGATTTGCCGCTGCCGGCAAAGCGCGAGGCGCTGCTGCGGCTTTTCCTGATCGAGGCCGGGCGCAATTCGCCGGTCAAGGCGGCCCTGGAGGCGCGGTTGGCCGCCGAAACCGCCCGACGCGCGGCCGAGCCGGACCCGGACTGCCGCAAGCTGGCCCGGCTGGTCGCCCGGACCGCCGACCTGGACCTGCACCCGGACTGGTGGGCCGCCCAGAACGCCCTGTGGGAACGCCGCCCCTTCGCCGGCTCCACAGCCATCCTGGCCGGTGCCTTGGGATTCGTAGTGTAG
- the pstB gene encoding phosphate ABC transporter ATP-binding protein PstB, giving the protein MPDTVKMAAKSLNFYYGRFKALQDINLTVYEQQVTALIGPSGCGKSTFLRCLNRMNDLIPGTRVEGELTLDGENVYAPSLDVVELRRRVGMVFQKPNPFPKSIFENVAYGLRVGGVRDNTYISQQVEKSLKGAALFDEVKDRIHDSALGLSGGQQQRLCIARALAIEPEVLLMDEPASALDPIATQKIEELIHELKRNFTIIIVTHSMQQAARVSDRTAFFYMGKLVEVDATETIFTRPAQKQTEDYITGRFG; this is encoded by the coding sequence ATGCCCGACACCGTAAAAATGGCCGCCAAGAGCCTCAATTTCTACTACGGCCGGTTCAAGGCCCTCCAGGACATCAATCTCACCGTCTACGAGCAGCAGGTTACGGCCCTGATCGGTCCTTCGGGCTGCGGCAAATCCACCTTCCTGCGTTGCCTCAACCGCATGAACGACCTCATTCCCGGCACCCGGGTGGAAGGGGAGCTCACCCTGGACGGCGAGAACGTTTATGCCCCGAGTCTGGACGTGGTGGAACTGCGCCGCCGGGTGGGCATGGTCTTCCAGAAGCCCAACCCCTTTCCCAAGAGCATTTTCGAGAACGTGGCCTACGGGTTGCGCGTGGGCGGGGTGCGGGACAACACCTACATTTCCCAGCAGGTGGAAAAAAGCCTCAAGGGCGCGGCGCTTTTCGACGAGGTCAAAGACCGCATCCACGATTCGGCCCTGGGGCTTTCCGGCGGCCAGCAGCAGCGCCTGTGCATCGCCCGGGCCCTGGCCATCGAGCCGGAAGTGCTGCTCATGGACGAGCCGGCCTCGGCGCTCGATCCCATCGCCACCCAGAAGATCGAGGAGCTCATCCACGAGCTCAAGCGCAATTTCACCATCATCATCGTCACCCACAGCATGCAGCAGGCGGCCCGCGTTTCGGACCGCACCGCCTTTTTCTACATGGGCAAGCTGGTCGAGGTGGACGCCACCGAAACCATCTTCACCCGCCCGGCCCAGAAGCAGACCGAGGACTACATCACCGGCCGTTTCGGCTGA
- a CDS encoding ATP-binding protein has translation MAATGTLGLRAAALCLTVTAACLAALSLLPATLTRPERLFAYGGALFAAGWVYWLVGRRLSRSLAEVIAVARAIGDGDYRHRIHLSPGGEFSALAEAVNHMARRIESHIGTITDQKTQLEAILDGMREGVMVLDAAGKVRVANPALRRIAPVTGDVVGRRPIEVAPSPELQMACDQLLGEAAADLPAASTLEIELGPGRYYEVSLVRLGLDPVGGRRDHGAVLVFHDVSETRRLSRVRRDFAANVTHEMRTPLTSIKGYAETLLAAAPELAPEKRRFLDVILKNANHMSKMVDDILTLARLEEQPDEGDERASDRPEPKTDAVAALADAVRECQTLADARNLSFDNHLPETELFVRCDGGQLTQVWRNLLENATRFAPEGSRIAMTACPDAEARAVTFGVLDQGPGIPPEERQRVFERFYRVERHRSKTQGSTGLGLAIVKHIVERHGGRIWADRGRGEMTGAAFYFTLPALARPEPEAAATVCLGPSTQSS, from the coding sequence GTGGCCGCTACCGGCACATTGGGCCTGCGCGCGGCGGCGCTTTGCCTGACCGTGACCGCCGCCTGTCTGGCCGCGCTTTCCCTGCTGCCCGCCACGCTGACCCGGCCCGAGCGGCTGTTCGCCTACGGCGGGGCGCTTTTCGCGGCCGGCTGGGTCTACTGGCTGGTCGGCCGGCGGCTGTCGCGGTCCCTGGCCGAGGTCATCGCCGTGGCCCGGGCCATCGGCGACGGCGACTACCGCCACCGCATCCACCTGTCCCCGGGCGGGGAATTTTCCGCCCTGGCCGAGGCAGTCAACCACATGGCCCGGCGCATCGAATCCCACATCGGCACCATCACCGACCAGAAGACCCAGCTCGAGGCCATTCTCGACGGCATGCGCGAGGGCGTGATGGTCCTCGACGCGGCGGGCAAGGTGCGGGTGGCCAACCCGGCACTGCGGCGAATCGCCCCGGTGACGGGCGACGTGGTCGGCCGCCGGCCCATCGAGGTCGCGCCGAGCCCGGAGCTGCAGATGGCCTGCGACCAGCTCCTCGGCGAGGCGGCGGCGGATCTGCCCGCGGCCTCGACCCTGGAGATCGAGCTCGGGCCGGGACGCTACTACGAAGTCTCCCTGGTGCGCCTCGGGCTCGACCCGGTCGGCGGCCGGCGCGACCACGGCGCGGTGCTGGTCTTCCACGACGTTTCCGAAACCCGGCGGCTGTCCCGGGTGCGGCGCGATTTCGCGGCCAACGTCACCCACGAGATGCGCACCCCCCTGACCTCCATCAAGGGCTACGCCGAGACGCTCCTTGCCGCCGCGCCGGAGCTGGCCCCGGAAAAACGCCGGTTCCTCGACGTGATCCTCAAAAATGCCAACCATATGTCCAAGATGGTTGACGATATTTTGACCCTGGCCCGTCTGGAGGAGCAGCCGGACGAGGGCGACGAGCGCGCAAGCGACCGGCCCGAGCCCAAAACCGACGCCGTGGCCGCCCTGGCCGACGCCGTGCGCGAATGCCAGACCCTGGCCGACGCCAGAAACCTTTCCTTCGACAACCATCTGCCCGAAACGGAACTTTTCGTGCGTTGCGACGGCGGCCAGCTCACCCAGGTTTGGCGCAACCTGCTCGAAAACGCCACCCGGTTCGCGCCCGAGGGCTCGCGCATCGCCATGACCGCCTGCCCGGACGCCGAGGCCCGGGCCGTGACCTTCGGCGTGCTGGACCAGGGGCCGGGCATTCCCCCCGAGGAACGCCAGCGCGTGTTCGAGCGCTTCTACCGCGTGGAGCGCCACCGCTCCAAAACCCAGGGCAGCACGGGGCTTGGCCTGGCCATTGTCAAGCATATCGTGGAACGCCACGGCGGCCGGATATGGGCCGACCGGGGACGGGGCGAGATGACCGGGGCCGCGTTTTATTTCACCCTGCCCGCGTTGGCGCGCCCCGAGCCCGAGGCGGCGGCGACGGTTTGTCTCGGACCATCGACCCAATCGTCATGA
- a CDS encoding winged helix-turn-helix domain-containing protein — protein sequence MSKDSILIVEDDDDIVELLAFNLQSAGFATETAKDGYDALTKARRTPPAGIILDLMLPGLDGFEVCKELKRDPKTAAAPIIMLTARGEEVDRIVGLELGADDYVVKPFSPRELILRLRAVLKRHAPEQERRQVLSRDGLSVDLGAHRVTLDGEEVALTATEFRLLAELFQSTGRVLTRDRLLNSVWGYEFEGYARTVDTHIRRLRQKLGSCARMIETVRGVGYRFKE from the coding sequence ATGTCCAAGGATTCCATCCTGATAGTTGAAGATGACGACGACATTGTCGAACTGCTCGCCTTCAACCTGCAAAGCGCGGGTTTCGCCACCGAAACGGCCAAGGACGGCTACGACGCCCTGACCAAGGCCAGGCGAACGCCGCCGGCCGGCATCATCCTGGACCTCATGCTGCCCGGGCTCGACGGTTTCGAGGTCTGCAAGGAACTCAAGCGCGATCCCAAGACCGCCGCCGCGCCGATCATCATGCTGACCGCGCGGGGCGAGGAGGTCGACCGCATCGTGGGGCTGGAGCTTGGGGCCGACGATTACGTGGTCAAGCCGTTTTCCCCCCGGGAGCTCATCTTGCGCCTGCGGGCGGTGCTCAAACGCCACGCCCCGGAACAGGAGCGGCGGCAGGTGCTCTCCCGCGACGGCCTGTCCGTGGACCTCGGCGCGCACCGGGTGACGCTCGACGGCGAGGAAGTGGCGCTGACGGCCACGGAATTCCGGCTTCTGGCCGAACTGTTCCAGAGCACGGGCCGGGTGCTCACCCGCGACAGGCTGCTCAACTCCGTTTGGGGCTACGAATTCGAGGGCTACGCCCGCACGGTCGACACCCACATCCGCCGGCTGCGCCAGAAGCTCGGCTCCTGCGCCCGCATGATCGAAACCGTCCGGGGTGTGGGCTACCGGTTCAAGGAGTAG
- the cobJ gene encoding precorrin-3B C(17)-methyltransferase: protein MRSGGDTGIERGQAAGPQNGDETRHGGRGRLTVVGLGPGDAALLAPMAAEALGRAEMVAGYATYIDLVPPELLAGKDVTATGMTGEVARCRAALEAAAAGKRVALVSSGDAGVYGMAGLALEMLEAMALADRVDFDVVPGIPAVCAAAALLGAPLTHDFAVVSLSDLLTPMEAIRRRLDAALAADFVLALYNPRSRRRAGYLEEALALAGRHRDAQSPVGMVKNAFRPGQEIRVTPLAEADPAFADMLTLVVIGNAATRMAAGRMLTPRGYAAKYTLDG, encoded by the coding sequence ATGCGAAGCGGCGGCGATACTGGCATCGAGCGGGGGCAGGCTGCTGGTCCCCAAAACGGCGACGAAACGCGCCACGGCGGCCGTGGCCGTCTGACGGTGGTCGGGCTTGGCCCGGGCGATGCGGCCCTGCTCGCGCCCATGGCGGCCGAAGCACTCGGGAGGGCCGAAATGGTGGCCGGATACGCCACCTACATCGACCTCGTGCCGCCGGAGCTGCTCGCCGGCAAGGACGTGACCGCGACGGGCATGACCGGCGAGGTGGCCCGCTGCCGGGCGGCCCTGGAAGCGGCGGCGGCGGGAAAGCGCGTGGCCCTGGTCTCGAGCGGCGACGCCGGGGTCTACGGCATGGCCGGGCTGGCACTCGAAATGCTCGAAGCCATGGCGCTTGCCGACCGGGTGGATTTCGACGTCGTGCCGGGCATTCCGGCCGTGTGCGCGGCGGCGGCCCTGCTCGGCGCGCCGCTCACCCACGATTTCGCCGTGGTCAGCCTGTCGGACCTGCTCACGCCCATGGAGGCCATCCGCCGCCGGCTGGACGCGGCCCTGGCCGCCGATTTCGTGCTGGCCCTTTACAACCCCCGCTCCCGGCGGCGCGCCGGCTACCTGGAGGAGGCGCTGGCCCTGGCGGGGCGGCACCGCGACGCGCAATCGCCCGTCGGCATGGTCAAAAACGCCTTTCGCCCGGGCCAGGAAATCCGGGTCACCCCCCTGGCCGAGGCCGACCCGGCCTTTGCCGACATGCTGACCCTGGTCGTGATCGGCAACGCCGCGACGCGCATGGCCGCCGGGCGCATGCTCACCCCGCGCGGCTATGCCGCGAAATACACCCTGGACGGCTGA